One Cyanobacteriota bacterium genomic window, GATTGCTTCGAAGCGATTGTCGCGTCGAAGTGAAACGAAGACGGAAAGACGGGTAGCGGATTTAAACTTAAAAATTTCAAGGAAAACAAACATGGCAACAAAAACAAAAGAGATACATTGGGAACGCAAAGGTAAGCAACCGGTTTTTATCAACCAAACGGTAGATAAAAAAGCAATGGAGAGATTACTCTCACATGTATACGAGAATTACGGTAATGACGTTGCGGCGAGACTTGGTAACAACCTCAAGGATCTTGGTTTTAAATATGCAACCAAAGCATCTGTAACTATTAGTATTGCTGACTTGCAAGTTCCACCAGCCAAAAAGGCTTTACTGCAAGCTGCTGAGGATGAGCTTTCTATCACGACTAAGCGTTTTG contains:
- the rpoC2 gene encoding DNA-directed RNA polymerase subunit beta' (DNA-dependent RNA polymerase catalyzes the transcription of DNA into RNA using the four ribonucleoside triphosphates as substrates; in cyanobacteria the beta' subunit is composed of two distinct genes that produce a gamma and beta' subunit), encoding MATKTKEIHWERKGKQPVFINQTVDKKAMERLLSHVYENYGNDVAARLGNNLKDLGFKYATKASVTISIADLQVPPAKKALLQAAEDELSITTKRFERGEITEVERYNKVIDTWSETNEKVTAAVVENFDRLNPVYMMAFSGARGSIAQVRQL